From Micromonospora carbonacea:
TCCTCCAGGCCCAGGCGCACGAGGCCTATGCCGGCGAAAAATTCCCCGGCGGTGGGCTTGGTAGCGCTGGCATCGGAAGGGATCAACACTAGCTGGGTCACGGCTCTTACACTACAAACCTTACGTTGATCCACAAGCCATCGGGCTCAGCGGGTCGCGCACCGCCTCACAGGCCGGCCACTGGCATCCAGACGGCTTGGGTGTGACGCACGGGGTCGACAGCCGCTCCGAGCAAGGTGCTCCCAATCGTTCAGGTTTGCGGGGCGTCCGATTTGCGCACTTCGCCAGTTATGTGGTCTAACCTTGTCGCCGGGCCACGTGAACTCAGCTTGAGGCGTTTGGCACGGTTATCGATCAGGGCGATAGTGGTCATGCTGCCAGAGTTGTCGGGTGGGCTCGTAGGTGGGTGTGAGCCGATGATGTGCATTTGCCAGCCGAGGTGCGTCCCACAGGTCGAAGGCTTCAGTGTGGTCAAGCAGCGATGAGCCGTCGACCACGACGACGTCGACGTCGAGCGCGGCTCTGTATTCGACATCCCCCTCCAGCCACCGCGCCGGCGACCCGTGACCAAAACGAGCAGCGCCTCTACACACCGCCGAAGCCGCGGCGCAGCTGCGAGTGCCGGATTTGGCTCTGCCGCACCACCGCCCGCCGCCTATCCCGCGCACCTTCCCCGGCAGCTACCGGCGCTTCTCCGTCAACGACCTCACCACGATCATCACGGCTGGACCGCAACCCGCCAACGCACGCCGACGCAGCCCCCGACCCAAGACAGTGCTGTTGCCGAAAAGCTGACGTTGCCGCGCGAGCCGCCGGCCGCGGTCCAGAGGCTCTCCCGTCTTTCGGCGAGCAGCTGGAAGCACTAAGCTGAAGGGCTTCCAGGGCACCCTAGTGCTCGCCCTTTGCCGGCAGCAGACTGTATTCTGCGGTCCCGCAATCGCGCCGGTGGGTCTCAGGCCGCGCCTGTGGGTTTTCGGGCTGAGCGGGCGCAGCAACATGAAGGTGCCTGGAGCGAGACCACCTATGCGATCACCCAACGGCCTTGGTGAACTGGCGGGGCCGGACGTCAGGGAGGCTAACGACAGTGTTGCCGGACGACGCTGCGCCATGTCGGCATGCGGGGGCACCCTCGCCGGATGCCGTACGTAGGGTGGACTACCTGATCCAGAACTTGGCCACAGATGCCGACGTGCTGGCCCGGTACGGGCTGACGGCCGAGGAATATCGCGACGCTATGCCCGCGGCGATCGAAGCAGCGCGCGGCAGCATGAGCGCGAGCAACGCCGGCCGTCGCCAATTTCTGCTCGACATCCTAGAGGCGCTGCTGAAGGCGGGGTTGGTCGAGAGCGTCACCAAACCCCAGTACGGAGACGACACTGTTTACCGGCTGACGGTCCCCCGGTTCGGCAGCGTGGCGATCATTCAGAAGGGCTGCCCGGACGGCGCGCATAGCAGCATTCGCTGGTCGGTACCGGATTGGGCACGCGAGACGTACCTCTGGTGGCTGTGCGACAGTATGAAGGCCGAACCGGGTGAGCACATCGCTAAGGGCATCCAGCGCATGCGCAGCCGCGTCCTCGACCCGGCCGACCGGACTGTAGATGGCGTCATCTTCCACAATCACCTATGTGGCACACCCAAGCGTCGTTGCCCGAAGCAGGATCGAGCCGTGCAAATTGGCGGGCTGCTGGTGCCCCCGCCGTGCGTTTATATCATGCCCGACAGCAGTAAGCCCAATGTACGCGACTTGAACTGGGCGGGCACGCAGCAGCGCTTCTTTCCCGGCATCCTGCTCGGCCTATTCGGGATTGATCAGCAAGCCTTGCCGGCGTATCTGGGGCATGTCGGTTTCCAACGCAAGAACGGTGAGGTCCGAACCACCGTCTCGGCTAGATTCGGCATCGGCCGTTCAACCACCTACAGGAGATGATCCGGTTGTTCAATCCGATGCTAGACCAGGATCGCGTGGTGCTGCTACGGAACCGTCACCCAACGCGTCATGTGCTGGTTCCGGCCTGGCCACGCGAGCAGAAGGAGCTGCCGCAGATCGAGGTTGAGGTTGCTTGGGTCCGTTTTTCCACGCTCAACCATCGCACCAAGGCCGAGCAGCGCCGTGAGATTCACCGCGCTGGCCAAGCTGATCTGTTCACCGCTGACCCGCTCGGCCCGGTCGCCCAGGAGGCGCAGTACCGCATCCTTACCAGCCAGGAAGGCTTCAAAGAGCTGAAGGCGGACCTGAAAGATCGCGGTCAGCAGGATCCGGCGATCATCACTGCCGAGGGCGTTCTTATCAATGGAAATCGGCGTACCGCCGCCTTGCGCTCGCTTTACCAGGACGACGACTGGATGAAAGCGCGTTACGTCCAATGCCTTGTCCTCCCTGAAGACGCTCAGATCGACGAGCTCGTCGATCTTGAGGCAGAATTGCAGATCGCGCGCGACTTCAAGCAAGAGTACTCGTGGATTAATGAGGCGTTCCTCATCGAGGAACTTTACGACCGCGAGGGCAAGGATTTTGGGCGCGTCGCCCGTCGCATGCATAGCGACGTTGCGAAAGTGAGGGATTTGCACGATAAGCTTCAACAGGTGCACCAGCTAGTTGACCTTTCGAAGGGTGCTCGCCTGCACGTCGATTTCGCCGACAATGAGTCCGCCTTTACTGAGCTGACCGGACATATTCGAAACAAACCCGCAGCCGAGGCCGACAGTGTGCGGGCGGCATACTTCCTCGGCACATTGGCCAACGTGGAGTACCGCAAGCTGCGTCATCTCCGACGTGCAGACGCGGCACAGCTTATCCAGCGCGAAATTGAGCGCGATCCCGCGCTCAAGCCGGTGCTCGACGCCGCCCGTTCCGCCGAGGCTGCCGATCCGGGCGACGACCTGCTGAACGACCTGCTTGGCGAAGACCCACCCGCGCAGCCGCTGAATGAGCTGCTCAGCTTGATTGCTGCTCGGACACCCGACGAGAACGTAAACCTCGGCAACGGGGACAATGTCTCCGCCCGTCAGGTTCTTACCTCCCTACGTGGCGCAATCGTCGCTGCCGCAGAGGAGGCCGCGGACGAAGCGGCAGACCAGTCAGCAGTCAAGGCCCCATTTTCCCAGGCCGAGAAGGCGATCAACGCACTTAAGCGAATCGGTAAAGATCTCCCAAAAGCTCGGGCTCAGGCTGAGTGGGATGAGCACCCTTTCGGTCTTAAGATCGCCGAAATCAAAGGACTGCTGAATGAAATCGAGGGCCGCCAGGCGTGATTGTCGCCGAGCTTTATCAG
This genomic window contains:
- a CDS encoding ParB N-terminal domain-containing protein, yielding MIRLFNPMLDQDRVVLLRNRHPTRHVLVPAWPREQKELPQIEVEVAWVRFSTLNHRTKAEQRREIHRAGQADLFTADPLGPVAQEAQYRILTSQEGFKELKADLKDRGQQDPAIITAEGVLINGNRRTAALRSLYQDDDWMKARYVQCLVLPEDAQIDELVDLEAELQIARDFKQEYSWINEAFLIEELYDREGKDFGRVARRMHSDVAKVRDLHDKLQQVHQLVDLSKGARLHVDFADNESAFTELTGHIRNKPAAEADSVRAAYFLGTLANVEYRKLRHLRRADAAQLIQREIERDPALKPVLDAARSAEAADPGDDLLNDLLGEDPPAQPLNELLSLIAARTPDENVNLGNGDNVSARQVLTSLRGAIVAAAEEAADEAADQSAVKAPFSQAEKAINALKRIGKDLPKARAQAEWDEHPFGLKIAEIKGLLNEIEGRQA